A region of the Bradysia coprophila strain Holo2 unplaced genomic scaffold, BU_Bcop_v1 contig_232, whole genome shotgun sequence genome:
ttggtgACTCACAACAGTTATATGACTGTTAACAGACGACAATGTGACTGCGGTTGAGGACCTATattatttagtgaaatttacctGGTTCGTAATGGTATTTCACTGAAAACTTAGTGGAAACGAATGAGCTATTTCAGTTAACAACCAACCGTTTGCTACTGACTACTCAACGTTTATAATTTCAAGGATGCAATCCACCCGAATTCATAGGTTGATCGATCGAAcgatttctttctttcgtcGTATTGGCATTTGGCATGGAGAAGTCGGGCCTACAATGGGTCAACTAAGACTGAAGTTATTCTGTAGCATCTATTACCtgttttttgtcatttcattATCGATTGGAGCAATTGCAGAGAAAACTGttgataaaataatatttttagcGGAGGCATCCATTATTATTGCAGTTttgacaattaaaatttggatgTTGATTTGGAATCAGAAGCAAATTATGCGTTTGCTTAATAGAATTTGCATCTTTTCAATTCGAAgtgacgaaaaattcaaatttttcaatgacaaagtggagaaattcatcaaatttgcGATTTTATTCGCATGTGCTACTGTCGTTGCTTCTGTGGGATGTTcagttttcccattttttggaAAAGAGAAGACATTTATTGTGGACATTGCGTTTCCTTTggattggaaaaatagtgaaaTTAAGTTTTGGATGgcgtacattttcttcgtTTCCGAAAATGTTCTCACGCTTTCGGCGCTGACATTTCCCGTTATAATTTGGTATCTATTGCTGCATTGTTCTTTAAGATATAAAATTCTTGCAATGGAAATAAGAAACATGGGACGAGTCACAGATGGCAGTGAAGTAAAAATATCTGTTAAAGAACAACAGGCCATTTTTTATCGGGACTTGGTGGCGTCGATTGAAGCTCACCTTCATTTGAGGGGGTGTGTTCAGTcaacttcaagcatgagttaTATTCTAATCTGACAGTGTGCCAtacaacactgtaaaaagtcatttcagctgtcgactatgatcacttttgcttgaagtgcattggTTCAGTTCATGAATGTCTATTCTGTCTGTTGACTGctgtaattttgtattttttttttaagattaaTGGACGAACTCGAgtcatttttatcaaaactgtttttattacaattcGCCACCAGTGGCCTCTGTATTTGCGgatcaatttattgtttggcATTTGTATGCATAGCTCCGAACCCTACAACTTTGAAGTCATTGACGCTTTTGATTAATTTCTAGGATATCAGTGACACCTTTGTGGAACGTATGGTGCACGTCTATACGTTGTTTTACAGCACTGCTGAATTGTTTATGATAACGTACTTCGGAAATGAGATTATGTTGTCAAGCAGTCGCCTATCATACAGTTTGTTTGAATCGGAATGGATCGGACAACCACAATCGACCATGAAATGCATAATcatttttggtgaatatttGAAGCAATCGCATGAGTTGCTAATCGGTAAATTGTATCCGTTGACTTTGGAAACATTTACTAGGGTAGGCAGGCACTGCTCTGTTGCTCTGTTGGTATAGTCAATGTagcatttttattgcagattctaAATTCCTCTTACACCTTGTTCAACATtctaaaaaatacaaaacagtAAATATGCGGAGGTTCTGGTTGAGCATTTTGACGCATTTCGTGACACGAAACAGCTTAATATTTCTAGCAATCACAGATACGTAGAAGTAGTGAAAGAATGTACGATAATAAATAGCACCCAGAGAAACTGCACACACACCATATAATAGTCTATacaatagatcatcttcaagatacggtactttcagacgtaacctcacttaagtttcgataatgtttcgttcattcattcatttgtatgagatttttttaacgtggatggcaatTCAACCGGttttgaagatgatctatagtaTTGACTCGTTTAGCACACCTAAACAAGGCTTATTTGTGTGAGtcacaaaattaaaaccgATGGATCTCGCACTCTTCAAGATTTATAAGATTTATTAACCCCTCGgttaaaacaaaacacaaagcCGGAAAGGCCTGTAGTGTAGTAGGGTTTCATTAAATTCTAATtctgttgaaaaataaattgtttgctCAGAAACTATATTAACGCAATTTTATGTCGAATCGAAGTTTTGAAGGAATGTTAAACTTGCATCAAAACGAGTGAAACAAGTGACGGTGTTGTATACAAGATATAGTATTATGCGTGCTATATTTCTCCGGTTTAGGCGAGCACTACAACCTAATATTGGTTTTGGCCGCCTCCAGCAATCTTCTCCAATCGGACCTATTCCGCGCCAACGTTCTCCAGTCGCTCACTCTTAGTACTTTCAGATCAGACTCAAATGCAtctttccatctcgctctCGGTCTTCCTGGTCTGCGGCTTCCATCGGGATTTGTATTTAGCAGTTTCTGTGGTACACGTTCCTCGTTCATTCTTTGTACATGACCGAGCCatcttaatcgattgattttgatgaatttgactatATCGGGCTCCTTGTCAAGCTGATACAGCTCATGGTTGTATCTACTTCTCCAGTTGCCGTTCACATTGACAcctccaaaaattgatcgaagaatTCTCCTTTCAAAAACTAAAAGTGTCTGTTCGTCGTCATAAGTCATAATTCACGCACACGCTTCACTACCATGGCGTCATGACCCAAATATCATAAAAGAAGCCCGTTTGATCAGAATGGATCGACCCACTTCTGGCATGGCTTTGGAGAACACAATGAGTACAACTTTTGACTCACATTACATATATATATCATGTAAAAAATGAGcataaaaaattacaattaacctgtcacttacggctattcatctattatcaataacgacgacaatagtagattacattgaatgctgcggaggtagttcattacatgagggataaATTTTGTGACACTATTGAGCAGCACCCAATATACTGCCTATTCActcggaatattgttgttacgagtACATTTTTCCACCCAAGGACCTGACATcacccactcgtcaaaatgaaCTTTTGGACAGAGTTATAAATTCTGAACAATAACTTTGGTGACACACAAGAGTTATATGACTGCATAATcatttttggtgaatatttGGGGCAATCGCATCAGATGTTAATCGGTAAATTGTATCCGTTAACTTTGGAAACATTTACTAGGGTACTAGGGAATTGCTAGCTGTACGTTGTATCGGTTTAGTCAATCTAGGATTTGCATTTCAGATTTTGAAATCGTGCAGAGGTTCTGGTTGAGCATTTTGATGCATTTCGTGACATGAAACAACTTAATATATCTCACAATCACAGATGCATAGAAGTAGTGAAAGAATGTACGAGAATAAATAGCCCCTATAGAAAttcaacacacactctactcTTTTCAATATAGTATTGACTCGTTTTGCACACCTAAATCTGGGTTTTTTGAGCTCATTAAGTTACAACATAAAGCCGGAATGGCCTCACCGAATTTGGATTCTGCTGAAAGATAGATTGTTTGTTCAGAAACTATATTCACGCAATACTGTGTCGTATCGAAGTTTTAAAAGTATGTTAAACTTGTGTCAAAACGATTTACTACCATGGCGTCATGATCCTAACCTATGCCGAAATTTCAGACGTTCTACTGACTCATTTTATTCACAACACGACTAGACCTTACAAAGATGAGcataaaaaattacaattattctGTTTCGTACAAATATGAGTGGGTGAGAAGTGAGACTCTTGGAAAAATTCTTATCCCCCGAGGAATTACAATCTCCAAAGCGGGCGCGACACAAGTCCTCTACTACAAAAAAGTACGATCATTACCTGGTGCGTGTATATCATAGTCATTACAACAACGTAAAATATGCCATACTAGCGCTTTGCTTTATTTTCTCTCCTCAATAagccatgagaaaattgtgttttcttggTGACTGGTAGAACGACATTTCTAGTTTCTATTTCCCtttggggagaaaatagaatttgtgAAGAGAAACGTcacaataggtttgttccaaggtcatacgaattgtcaaatttcatccatagagacataacctcatcaacaTTTGTATGTAAAGTAAACTCACGTAGGTTGtgttgctgtggatgaaatcgttgccgttcgggtttacagttatttggaacaaacctatacaaAATGAACGCATGAAAAACTTTGTGTTCACTTCTaagagaaataggaaattccaacatcGCTCTTTCTTAATGGAATATCCCATTTTCTCTCCTCGGCaagcaaataactattttaagCTCTACACCATAGCGTTAGATATAGTTtaggaaaaattgaatctAAACGCATTAGCTTTTTGAAATAGTTGCAAAAATATATTCCTTTCACAGACTTTGCGACTACTTAGGCTGCTCCCAGTCTTTCGCCTTCGAAAGCAAAAGTtgttgcaagaaaaattttccttttaggAATTTTACTTCTTTTCCAACTTCAGCTGGGTTCCGATGCATCGAACTTGGAACagatcgaaaaacaaaaaaaaaattatattatacAGTAGTCGCATCTACGTAagtaaacagcctcgatgaagcgggtaacaGTGGCAGAGACAAAAATATGCGACATGAGAAAATGCGACAAAGTGGATCTGtcgtaaaatttggatttttttagcgcaacatttttgaatgttaattttcaagaattcgatttaaattgattgaacacaagaaataataaatattttcataattaatgCTCGCAACAGGTCAAACCTGTCAAGTCTAATTAAAATCATGTTGGGTTGAGGCTTTTAATTGATTGATCACAGGAATTTAATCAGAGAAAATCTCTTCACATAAACTGAATCAGAAAAAATCTCAGATCTAGAATCTAGTTGGAGTGCTTTCCTAGGTTCaaaccaattttaatgtttatgaGAACGAGAACATTGGCcatggaatttttcgtttttgaaaacattgaacaccgattttattatttatgagaaCACTGTCACGGGTGGCACATTATTAATCAATTAATAAATCattaatataataaaatcataattttgcacactttttcacacgcaaaacgaaaaatcatcacaatcaaccacatcaaaacaaaaaaatctaatttagaattttcacaaCTGTCACTTTTTCGTTGAACCACTTTGTCGCAAAATGACGCAACGACAAAACGACTCTGCCACtgttacccgcttcatcgaggctgtttactAATACTTCTGAATAATTTGGTGACGCAACAGACGACAATGTGGCTGCGGTTGAGGATCTACATTATTTAGTGTAATTTACCTGAAACGATTGTAGTTTCATTTTGGTTCGCAAGGGTATTTCAGTACACAATCAACCGTTTGCTACTGAATACTCAACGTTTATCATTTCAAGGATGCATTCCACCCAGTCCACCCGAATTCATAGGTTGATCGATCGAAcgatttctttctttcgtcGTATTGGCATTTGGCATGGAGAAGTCACTCCTACAATGGGTCAACTAATACTGAAGTTATTCTATAGCATCTATCACATGTTTTTTTTCACGTCATTGTATGTTGGAGCGATTACAAGCGATACGACAGATGAAAGTATATTCTTAGCGGAAACAGCAATTGTTACTACAGTTTTAACTATAAAAATTTGGATGTTGATTTGGAAGCAGAGGAAAATTATGCGTTTGTTTAATCGAATTTGCATCTTTTCAATACGAAATGAAGAAgaattcgaatttttcaatgaaaaagtagagaatttcatcaaatttgtgATTATATTCGCATGTGCTGCGGTCTTTGCTTCTTTCGGAAATGCGATTTTCCCATTTATTGGAAAAGAGAAGACACTTATTGTAGACATTGCATTTCCATTGGATTACAAAAATAGCGAAATTGGGTTTTGGATGgcgtacattttcttcgtTTCCGAAAATGTTCTCACTCTTTTGGCAATGACGTTATCCATTGTAATTTGGTATCTATTGCTGCATTGCTCTTTGAGATATAAAATTCTAGGAATGGAAATCAGAAACATGGGACGAGTCACAGATAACagtaaagtaaaaatatcTGTTAAAGAACAACAGGCCATTTTTTATCGGGACTTGGTGGCGTCGATTGAAGCTCACCTTCATTTGAGGGGGTGTGTTCAGTTCATGAATGTCTAATTCTATCTGTTGACtgctgaaattttttaaaattatttttttgaagactAATCGACGAACTCGAatcatttttatcgaaattgttTCTGCTAGAATTTGCTACCAGAGGCCTCTGCATCTGCGGTTCGATTTATTGCTTGGCGTTCGTACGATCAATACCCATTCCTGTAACTTTCAAgtcgttaaattttgtgtataatttcCAGGATATTAGCGACAACTTTGTGGAGCGCATAGTTCACGTCTACACGTTTTTCTACAACACTGCTGAATTGTTTATGATAACGTACTTCGGGAATGAGATTATGTTGTCAA
Encoded here:
- the LOC119076853 gene encoding putative odorant receptor 71a yields the protein MQSTRIHRLIDRTISFFRRIGIWHGEVGPTMGQLRLKLFCSIYYLFFVISLSIGAIAEKTVDKIIFLAEASIIIAVLTIKIWMLIWNQKQIMRLLNRICIFSIRSDEKFKFFNDKVEKFIKFAILFACATVVASVGCSVFPFFGKEKTFIVDIAFPLDWKNSEIKFWMAYIFFVSENVLTLSALTFPVIIWYLLLHCSLRYKILAMEIRNMGRVTDGSEVKISVKEQQAIFYRDLVASIEAHLHLRGLMDELESFLSKLFLLQFATSGLCICGSIYCLAFDISDTFVERMVHVYTLFYSTAELFMITYFGNEIMLSSSRLSYSLFESEWIGQPQSTMKCIIIFGEYLKQSHELLIGKLYPLTLETFTRILNSSYTLFNILKNTKQ
- the LOC119076851 gene encoding putative odorant receptor 71a encodes the protein MHSTQSTRIHRLIDRTISFFRRIGIWHGEVTPTMGQLILKLFYSIYHMFFFTSLYVGAITSDTTDESIFLAETAIVTTVLTIKIWMLIWKQRKIMRLFNRICIFSIRNEEEFEFFNEKVENFIKFVIIFACAAVFASFGNAIFPFIGKEKTLIVDIAFPLDYKNSEIGFWMAYIFFVSENVLTLLAMTLSIVIWYLLLHCSLRYKILGMEIRNMGRVTDNSKVKISVKEQQAIFYRDLVASIEAHLHLRGLIDELESFLSKLFLLEFATRGLCICGSIYCLAFDISDNFVERIVHVYTFFYNTAELFMITYFGNEIMLSSGRLTYCLFESEWIGQPRSTTKCIIIFGEYLRQSDVMLIGKLYPLTLETFTRILKSSYSLFNILKNTKQ